From a single Flavobacterium sp. genomic region:
- a CDS encoding glycosyltransferase, with protein sequence MRANFFPIYNNSLLVYNEAKNNLKTSNLMEFIKNSKYELVPVVQKTLPEILFITSYPPRECGIATYTQDLKNAIQEKFGSTFSLKVCALEASQSNYSYSEEVKYKLNTAIQEQYADLTLKINADKNIAMIFLQHEFGLFGGDYGDYLLKFMKHLKRPITTTFHTVLPTPNEKLKKVVRKIADYSDYLVVMTAISKSILMTDYGIAERKISVISHGTHLVASFENGIKKTKNQFSDRIVLSTFGLLNEGKSIETALDALPKIIENFPNVIYLIIGKTHPEVAKREGEKYRNFLYNKVHDLHLENNVRFINKYLSLEELMCYLQRTKVYLFTSKDPNQAVSGTLAYAMACGCPVIATPIPHAKEFLDGAGFNYDFQDASQLAEKTIELLYNPKLLREMQLNALHKISPTSWQNSAITHIDLVKNNCQKHKIVLQYQIPKISLDHIKRMTAKDGIIQFSEIAIPNLNSGYTLDDNARALIAVTKHYELTNSEEDLELINTYLTFILFCQQEVGSFLNYVDIDGNFTSNNIYENLEDANGRAIWALGEFISFKDTIPNHLIRKAKFALEKALLHCHKLHSPRAISFAIKGLYFYNLDRQSQRINHLITSLADNLVSKYRGISDKNWKWFEDYLTYANSILPEAMLFAGLSTGSELYKDIAKTSFDFLLSIIFKDDQIKVISNQGWYHRGKSVNQFGEQPIDVAYTILALQTFYQVYEYENYKNKMKIAFDWFLGKNHLNQIIYNPKTGGCYDGLEQNHVNLNQGAESTISYLLSRLAMENALKPITVEPLFEEYFQNE encoded by the coding sequence ATGAGAGCTAATTTTTTTCCCATCTACAACAATTCATTACTCGTTTATAACGAAGCTAAAAACAACCTGAAAACAAGTAATTTAATGGAATTTATTAAAAATTCTAAATATGAACTAGTTCCAGTTGTTCAAAAAACGTTACCTGAAATTCTTTTTATTACTTCTTATCCACCAAGAGAATGTGGTATTGCAACTTATACGCAAGATTTAAAAAATGCGATACAAGAAAAATTTGGAAGTACATTTTCATTAAAAGTATGTGCATTAGAAGCATCTCAATCTAATTATTCATATTCTGAAGAAGTAAAATACAAACTAAATACTGCAATTCAAGAACAATATGCTGATTTAACTTTAAAAATCAATGCTGATAAAAATATTGCCATGATTTTTTTGCAACATGAATTTGGTCTATTTGGAGGAGATTATGGTGATTATTTGTTGAAGTTTATGAAACATTTAAAACGTCCAATTACTACAACATTTCATACAGTTTTACCAACTCCAAACGAAAAACTAAAAAAAGTAGTTCGTAAAATAGCAGACTATTCAGATTATTTAGTTGTAATGACTGCAATTTCAAAATCTATTTTAATGACCGATTATGGGATTGCTGAACGAAAAATTTCAGTTATTTCGCATGGAACACATTTAGTTGCTTCTTTTGAAAATGGTATAAAAAAAACAAAAAATCAGTTCAGTGATAGAATTGTATTGTCAACATTTGGTTTGCTAAATGAAGGTAAAAGTATTGAAACAGCTTTGGATGCTTTGCCTAAAATTATCGAAAATTTCCCGAATGTTATTTACTTAATCATTGGAAAAACACATCCAGAAGTTGCAAAAAGAGAAGGCGAAAAATACCGTAATTTTCTCTATAACAAAGTACACGATTTACATTTAGAAAACAACGTTCGATTTATAAATAAGTATTTGTCTTTGGAAGAACTAATGTGTTATTTACAACGCACAAAAGTTTATTTATTCACTTCTAAAGATCCAAATCAAGCGGTTAGTGGAACATTAGCTTATGCGATGGCTTGCGGTTGCCCAGTAATTGCAACGCCTATTCCTCATGCCAAAGAATTTTTAGATGGTGCTGGATTCAATTATGATTTTCAAGACGCTAGCCAACTGGCCGAAAAAACCATTGAATTACTTTATAATCCAAAATTATTACGAGAAATGCAATTAAATGCCTTGCATAAAATTAGCCCAACATCTTGGCAAAATTCGGCGATTACTCATATTGATTTAGTTAAAAATAATTGTCAAAAACATAAAATAGTTTTACAATATCAAATACCAAAAATTTCTTTAGATCATATTAAACGAATGACAGCAAAGGATGGAATAATTCAGTTTTCTGAAATTGCAATCCCTAATCTTAATTCTGGATATACTTTAGATGACAATGCAAGAGCTTTGATTGCAGTTACAAAACATTATGAATTAACTAATTCTGAAGAAGATTTAGAATTAATAAATACCTATTTAACGTTTATATTATTTTGTCAGCAAGAAGTTGGTAGTTTTCTAAATTATGTGGATATAGATGGTAATTTCACTTCTAATAATATATATGAAAACTTAGAAGATGCCAACGGAAGAGCCATTTGGGCCCTTGGTGAATTCATTTCTTTTAAAGATACTATTCCAAACCATTTAATTAGAAAAGCAAAGTTTGCTCTTGAAAAAGCATTACTACATTGTCATAAATTGCATTCACCAAGAGCTATTTCTTTTGCAATTAAAGGATTGTATTTTTATAATTTGGACAGACAAAGCCAAAGAATAAATCATTTAATTACATCATTGGCCGATAATTTAGTTTCAAAATACCGTGGAATTTCAGATAAAAATTGGAAATGGTTTGAAGATTATCTTACCTATGCCAATAGTATTTTACCAGAAGCAATGTTGTTTGCTGGTTTGAGTACAGGAAGTGAGTTGTATAAAGATATCGCAAAAACTTCATTTGACTTTTTGTTGTCTATAATTTTTAAAGACGATCAAATCAAAGTAATTTCTAACCAAGGTTGGTACCATAGAGGAAAATCGGTCAATCAATTTGGCGAGCAGCCCATTGATGTAGCTTACACGATTTTAGCGCTTCAAACTTTTTATCAAGTATATGAATATGAAAATTATAAAAACAAAATGAAGATAGCTTTTGATTGGTTTTTAGGAAAAAATCATTTGAATCAAATTATTTATAATCCAAAAACAGGTGGATGTTATGATGGCTTGGAACAAAATCATGTCAATTTAAATCAAGGAGCTGAATCAACAATTAGCTATTTACTTTCGAGATTAGCAATGGAAAACGCATTAAAACCAATAACTGTAGAGCCTTTATTTGAAGAATATTTTCAAAATGAGTGA